The following coding sequences are from one Triticum dicoccoides isolate Atlit2015 ecotype Zavitan chromosome 4A, WEW_v2.0, whole genome shotgun sequence window:
- the LOC119288068 gene encoding oligopeptide transporter 7-like: MASSSQPHREAEEEVGELRHRGHGDGITSPLLPSTSRSSPEPGDEEEESSENSPIEQVALTVPVGDDPDTPVLTFRMWVLGMASCAVLSFLNQFFWYRKEPLTITAISAQIAVVPLGRLMAAALPERAFFRGRPYEFTLNPGPFNVKEHVLITIFANAGAGTVYAIHVVTAVRVFYGKDLTFLVSLLVVLTTQVLGFGWAGIFRRYLVEPAAMWWPSNLVQVSLFRALHEKEVRSKGGFTRSQFFLVAFVCSFVYYIFPGYLFQMLTSLSWICWVFPNSVFAQQLGSGLYGLGIGSIGLDWASVSSYLGSPLASPWFATANVAAGFFIIMYVITPIAYWFNFYKARNFPIFSDGLFTESGQKYNITSIVDAQFHFDTKAYEKNGPLYLSTFFAVTYGVGFASLTATIVHVLLFHGSEIWQLSKSAFQEKRVDVHTKLMRRYKQVPEWWFICILTVNIAVTVFACEYYIEQLQLPWWGVLLACAIAFFFTLPIGIITATTNQTPGLNIITEYIMGYLYPGRPVANMCFKVYGYISMSQALTFLQDFKLGHYMKIPPRTMFMAQVVGTLIAAFVYLGTAWWLMDSIPNICDTELLPAGSPWTCPGDHVFYDASVIWGLISPRRIFGDLGTYSAVNWFFLGGAIAPLLVWFAHKAFPGQNWILLINMPVLIGSTGQMPPATAVNYITWIFVGFLSGYVVYRYRRDWWERHNYLLSGALDAGLAFMAVLIYLCLGLENISLNWWGNDLDGCPLASCPTAKGIFVEGCPVYT; this comes from the exons ATGGCGTCCTCCTCCCAGCCACACCGAGAAgcagaggaggaggtgggggagctcCGGCACCGCGGCCATGGTGACGGCATCACCTCCCCGCTCC TGCCGTCGACgtcgcggagctcgccggagcccggtgatgaggaggaggaatCGTCGGAGAACTCGCCGATCGAGCAGGTGGCGCTGACGGTCCCCGTGGGCGACGACCCGGACACCCCGGTCCTCACCTTCCGGATGTGGGTGCTCGGCATGGCGTCCTGCGCCGTGCTCTCCTTCCTCAACCAGTTCTTCTGGTACCGCAAGGAGCCGCTCACCATCACCGCCATCTCGGCTCAGATCGCCGTGGTGCCGCTCGGCCGGCTCATGGCGGCCGCGCTCCCCGAGCgggccttcttccgcggcaggcCCTACGAGTTCACCCTCAACCCGGGGCCGTTCAACGTGAAGGAGCACGTGCTGATCACCATCTTCGCCAACGCCGGCGCCGGCACCGTCTACGCCATCCACGTCGTCACCGCCGTCCGCGTCTTCTACGGCAAGGACCTCACCTTCCTCGTGTCCCTGCTCGTGGTGCTCACCACGCAGGTGCTCGGGTTCGGGTGGGCGGGGATTTTCCGGCGGTACCTCGTGGAGCCGGCGGCCATGTGGTGGCCGTCCAACCTCGTGCAGGTCTCCCTCTTCAG GGCGCTCCACGAGAAGGAGGTGCGGAGCAAAGGCGGCTTCACGCGCAGCCAGTTCTTCCTGGTGGCCTTCGTCTGCAGCTTCGTCTACTACATCTTCCCTGGCTACCTGTTCCAGATGCTCACCTCACTCTCCTGGATCTGCTGGGTCTTCCCCAACTCCGTGTTCGCCCAGCAGCTCGGCTCGGGCCTCTACGGTCTCGGCATCGGCTCCATCGGCCTCGACTGGGCCTCCGTCTCCTCCTACCTCGGGAGCCCCCTCGCCAGCCCCTGGTTCGCCACCGCCAACGTCGCTGCAGGATTCTTCATCATCATGTACGTGATCACGCCCATCGCGTACTGGTTCAACTTCtacaaggcccggaacttccccatctTCTCCGATGGGCTGTTCACCGAGTCCGGGCAGAAGTACAACATCACGAGCATCGTGGACGCCCAGTTCCATTTTGACACGAAGGCCTATGAAAAGAATGGTCCACTGTACCTCAGCACCTTCTTTGCAGTCACGTATGGTGTTGGTTTTGCATCCCTTACCGCGACGATCGTCCATGTCCTCCTCTTCCATGGAAG CGAAATTTGGCAGTTAAGTAAATCAGCTTTTCAAGAGAAGAGGGTGGATGTACATACAAAGCTTATGAGGAGATATAAGCAGGTGCCCGAGTGGTGGTTCATCTGCATCCTTACTGTTAATATTGCTGTAACTGTATTTGCTTGTGAATACTACATCGAGCAACTCCAGCTGCCCTGGTGGGGCGTACTGCTGGCATGTGCCATTGCCTTTTTCTTTACCCTCCCAATTGGAATTATCACAGCAACTACGAACCAG ACTCCGGGGTTGAACATCATAACAGAGTACATCATGGGGTACTTGTACCCTGGACGGCCCGTCGCGAATATGTGCTTCAAGGTTTACGGCTACATCAGCATGAGCCAAGCTCTGACGTTTCTACAAGATTTTAAGCTGGGCCACTACATGAAGATTCCCCCAAGGACCATGTTCATGGCTCAG GTGGTGGGAACTCTGATTGCGGCATTTGTGTACCTTGGAACGGcatggtggctgatggactcaatcCCCAACATCTGCGACACCGAGCTCCTCCCAGCAGGCAGCCCTTGGACCTGCCCTGGCGATCATGTGTTCTACGACGCATCAGTCATATGGGGTCTCATCAGCCCACGCAGAATATTCGGGGACTTAGGAACTTACTCGGCGGTGAACTGGTTCTTCTTGGGGGGAGCCATTGCCCCACTCCTCGTCTGGTTTGCGCACAAGGCATTCCCAGGCCAGAACTGGATCTTGCTTATCAACATGCCCGTGTTGATTGGTTCCACTGGCCAGATGCCACCGGCCACGGCAGTCAACTACatcacatggatatttgttgggtttTTGTCAGGCTATGTGGTCTATAGATACCGACGTGACTGGTGGGAGCGACACAATTATCTGCTTTCAGGTGCACTAGATGCTGGCCTGGCATTCATGGCCGTGTTAATTTACCTGTGCCTGGGCTTGGAGAACATCAGTTTGAACTGGTGGGGCAATGACTTGGATGGATGCCCCCTGGCTTCTTGCCCCACTGCTAAAGGTATATTTGTTGAGGGTTGCCCAGTGTATACGTGA